CATAAAAATAAAATTAAAGATGATACAGACTTTTCTTTGTTTTTATTATAGCATGAATCATTAAAGCATAAAAACATAAAAACAATATAGCAGTACAACAATTAAATCCTTATTCCCCTGTTTTTGCAAAAGTTTTTAACTTCTATAAGCAGGACTTTCTTAACTTTTGACCAAGTGGCGGTTTTATCAAATAACTTTATTCTTGTATCTCTTCCTTCTCCATCAGCATCTTGAAAATAAATCAAGGCTCGCAAGCAAGTATAAATATCATACTCTGGATGTTTCTCCTGAACAAACTCTAAAATCTGACCCAATGTATATCTTTTCAAAAGATAGTAAATGTCAAAAAAATCTCTTTGCCTGCCCCGCTGAACTATAGCAATTATTTTCATGGCGGTGATATCTTCAACACTCGCCAAATTGATATCTGAAAACTTAACAAAATCTCTAATCAGAGGATACGGATAATAAAAAGCAGTAAGATCAACATTCCTGATGACAGTTCTAAAATCAGAGGATGTGGCTTCGGTAATTTTTATTTTAGTGTTTATAAAATTTTTCTTGAACTCTGATAATAAAATAAGCGGTCTTATTTTTGTTTCTTTATAAAAATCAAAATCCACTGAAGTCCGATGCCCAATCTGCAAAGCTAAAGCCGTGCCACCAGCCAGATAAAATTTATACTTCTTAAAAAAAGAGAGTGTCTCTAAAATTTCTTTCTGACTTTTGGATAATATTTCTGGATATAATTTATCGATAGTCATGACTTTAAAACTTTGGATTAATATCTAAAATCGCCTCCTGGTATTTTTGAGTCGGTACTTTGACATCTAAAATTCTAGTCCAAAAATTTAATGACCGCGGATACCAAGTGCCTCTTCGTGGTTCTTTTAAAACTCGCTTGATTTCACGAGGTTGATAGATTTGGAACAGCCATTTGACCTGTTCTTCCGTGCCACAATTCAAAACCTGCATGATAATTTCTTTTTTATCACGAGGATTATCAATCCGCATCTTGGAAATATTATTTGACCAAAGCGCTGACTGCAAAAATTTTGGCGGTTTTTTATTTTTTCTCATATTTTATCTTCTCTAAATAATCAGAGACATAGCCCAAAAATTCCTCAAAATCGCCCAGGTTATTTTGCATTTTATCATGCAATTCTTCTTCAGTAACATGATAATAATCGTGAACCAGGCGATTACGATAACTTGCCATTTTTCGAAAAACTACTGCTCTGTCATCTGGGATAATGCCTAACTTTGACAAACTCAAAAATATTGAACCATAATCTTTTTGAATACCTTCACCGGGTGTCTTTGCCAAAATATGCGTACCCAAACTAATCATGCCTTCAATGGCTCGCTGGAGCCGATAAGCAACCTGGTCAATTGCTGTTTGGTTCTTTTGAAATTCTGCCAATGACAAATCCTGATACTTTTTAAGAATATCAATAGACTTTTCAATATCATTCATTAATGTTTTAACCTTTTCTATGTCTAGGTTAAGCTCCATAGTTTTGAAGTGAATGTCTTTTAATTGTTTCCTCGGTAAACATTCTCAAAATTGGTTTAAAATCTAAGTACCGTAGGGCAG
This region of Patescibacteria group bacterium genomic DNA includes:
- a CDS encoding nucleotidyl transferase AbiEii/AbiGii toxin family protein, translating into MTIDKLYPEILSKSQKEILETLSFFKKYKFYLAGGTALALQIGHRTSVDFDFYKETKIRPLILLSEFKKNFINTKIKITEATSSDFRTVIRNVDLTAFYYPYPLIRDFVKFSDINLASVEDITAMKIIAIVQRGRQRDFFDIYYLLKRYTLGQILEFVQEKHPEYDIYTCLRALIYFQDADGEGRDTRIKLFDKTATWSKVKKVLLIEVKNFCKNRGIRI
- a CDS encoding DUF86 domain-containing protein; amino-acid sequence: MELNLDIEKVKTLMNDIEKSIDILKKYQDLSLAEFQKNQTAIDQVAYRLQRAIEGMISLGTHILAKTPGEGIQKDYGSIFLSLSKLGIIPDDRAVVFRKMASYRNRLVHDYYHVTEEELHDKMQNNLGDFEEFLGYVSDYLEKIKYEKK